The genome window ttaattttaaacataaataaatatggaataagttGTATAGTGATAAGTTATGTCAACTAGTTACGGCATGCATATACAATCACGGATCTAGGGGTAAGCAGGAACCTTATTTCAAGACTCTTTTATATGCTTGAGAAggggaaaaaattaataaaaattgaataaaaaataggttttaaatttatgtttatttaattcTATTCTAGTATTGAATTCTATGTAtaattttacacataaaattaataattgttatttttgtgaaactcttaatttattaaaattaaatatttaaaaaattgtgtcAAAAAAATTCTGTCCCTTCCCGTTTGATACATCTATGGATGCGTCCATGTGCATATAGGCCCTTGTTGGAAATAAATGATGctttttttccttcatattATTACTTATATATGACTAATATATATGCCTACCGAATTtcttaacaaaaaagaaattttgaaacATGACGTACGGTTCTtttgttttacttctttttacaTCTTTGTTCTCTCAAACTTTGTTTAGTACTATATAATATATCTaacatgataatataaaaaaaatgcttcctCAAGcttcatatatacatatatatatatatatatatatatatatatatatatatatatatatatatatatatatatatatattaccttGCCTACATCCGCCCTTATACTATGTAAAAATGATCTATATATCAAATTCTATCTATCCTTTCGTTTGTTATCAATCTTATACACACAATGACATATCAAATTATACCAtggtaattttgataattattatactatttttatataCGAGGGAAGATCAAATTATACcagtataattttgataattattacacTATTTTTATATACGAGAATAAATCAAATCATACCGATATAACTTTGATAACTATtgcattatttttataacttgatatataatgtaatttttattgatataacTGTTAAGTTATATTCACATATTATCAAGATTGTCCGTattaaattttgtcaaaattgaacaacaagaaagtaatcaaattatctatattttaatatattttgaaatatttatattacgtcgattttaatatatatggaaaaaaacaaatgattttttatttatataaaattttgcatGTGCGATCTATATGAAATGAACTTTTAATCCAATGAtaagttttaagaaaatattatccagttaaaaattataaaattgtataaTAGTTGTGAAACTTATATATATCCCTCCTCTATATATAATAATGGCTATATATAATAATGGGTGGCTTTCATAAGACTTTCCTCTTAAGGAATTCGACACATAATCATCCATCCACACAAGCTGAACATTTGTTAATAAGGGGTTTAGCCTGAAGAAACTCATTTATGAGGGGAGAAAAaggttattttcataattttggtaaTAACTATATTAAGGATACATGCGATGCAATCTCTAGTGGTGTTCAATTAGTGTTTAAATTaccattaattaatatataataaaacacaaaattttgcatTTATCCTACGTGCTATGTGGAATGAAAACAACTCCTCAGTCGGAAACAGATTAGAGTTAAATGTTGAGAGGGATACACGAGGATCCCACATAATAATGGATATATGCAAGAAGAACAACGCTAGTATTGGTAATTTTTTGGTACATTGGAAAAGCAGTTAATTATATAtcattgaatttaattattataaaaatcaataaatatattatatgtgataatttatatttaaatgactGTGTAtgtagtattattattatttattttaaataatatttttttggagaGAAATATCATTTTTGATGAAGATTAGTTactatttttaactttaaatactatatattaatattatgattagaaaaaaaatcaaatcaaattgtaaggaataataattattcaaatatacaaaattatttatataacaaaaattgataattataaatttagatCATATAATTATCCTTgaattttcaagattaaaaattGATAGTCTCATaactatataaaataatcacataatttattagtttttttttgttgactctccaatttatcataaaaaagagACACTGAATCATCCCTAATTTAATtgagaaataaataaagtttaattaaaaattattttcgtcAATTACATAATTTAGTAgtttatatttgtaattatcgtttctcaatttttttatttgatacattccctctctttatatatgtataatccAAATCATTGaatatttagtttttctttcaGAAGAAGATTAACACTGttgacactttttttaaaactatttttcttattgaattgcaaaaagttaaattcaaatattacacgTGGTTGGAgacaaaattgtgttttttttataagtgttAGTTTATgttgtttattatatatttaatattaatttgcatatttggataaaattaaaagtcagATGTAACTATCAAATCATTGGTTCAAAGTAgttttttttccatattttatatttttttatcgttGTGTCAAATTATTATTCTGTGATGTTACTATTCCGTGACATATAACATTTTGTTTCGTTTACGGCCTTTATCATTTGTATTGACTTTATTGCTGTCGGTGAGTGCATGCCCatcttttataaaatgattCCATTAGAAAACGAGCGAGGAAGGAAAATTCAAACTGTATCATTACATGCAGTTTGCTACTTTTCAGTTGAAAAACTCCATTGTAGTCccacaaaaaggaaaataatttacatGAATAACAACAATGAGAGTAGAATCTCAGTATTTGTAGTTAAGAAAATCGTATATCATATATAGGATCTATTTGGgtgtaattttttcttttatttctatgagaaaaaaatgaaataaacttgatcatgaatttaaaattaacactGCATTAGTTAACCTGTAAAAGTAATTATATTAGTCCCCATGCCCATGCGTGTAGGAACACTAATTTTCATTTCTGAGTTCGTTGGATAGTATTTGCGTATATGCCCATATACACATGTtattcatatttcatttatgtataaaattaataaatcaattaaaaattatcaatctAAACTTGAGTGAGAAAGATTTAAGAAGTTGAAGTCATTCTAGAACTCCCATATCTCGTGATCCATATTTGATGGATGTTCACTCAATTATAATGATAAATCTTTAGAAACATTTCAAGAATGTGAAACCTTCCTAATTTTAATGGAAATGATCCCATTACATGGTTAGTTTAGATTGAATcagatttaaatttgaaatcaaaccaattaaataataaattaataaaactaaaataattaaactaaatatttttttctctttaaaattgattgaatcCAATCCATAAATATCTCTACCACCTAAAGTCCACCCACATAAAGCATCATGCACTCACACCATGCACTATGACTGCCTAAATAATTGTAAAAGACAGATAATAAATATACCAAAATAGTAATATGATCCATAACTACGAAAATTACTGtctaaataactatttaaagaCACAGAGTAATTAATACTACACAAACACTAATAATTCAGACCTGGTGAGTTTCAGTTTGCTTCTTATCCCTTCTCACATATATAAACTTCCCGGCCAAGGTGCGGCTTATCTATTGAGCTACCCGTCGTTAGTTTCAATATTAAAATTCTACCATTAATTAATATCACAACATTTCAAAACAATGGGAAGAACCTTAtacaaatacttttaaaattatttatataaaaatatctctATGTGATTGAATTATGGTCTTGTAAAGTCATCGAATGAGTTATTTCACTTGACGAACGATCGTAGAAATATGGCGTTAGTATTTTAAGTGGAAATCACCACATTGATACATATAATATGCAAGCCAATAAATGTCACTCCGTGCAAGGTGCGTATAGCATATATAATGCCTAAGCatgttgatgatttttttatagtgGAGGCAaggaatattattattgttttgttaataataaaagCAGGCTAGCTAGTTTAGTCGGTGGATTTGCAAAAGCATTCCCCACCCTGCCCCCTTTTGCGTCATTCTCAAATTGAGACACGATTGATCCTCTAATTAAAAAAGTTGCATGATTTTCTCTTTGCACTGCGTCCCACTTATGCATGCTCTCCCCGCTTCAACATAACAGTAACCCTAGTGTAGGATTAGCATGGTCCTAACCACTAATCGCATATATATTCTAATGGTGGTTTAATAGTGTACGAATAAAAAAGAGTTAATTTTAAATGcacaaagataaataaatatgaagcaGGACCACCCTATAGTTTGTAGCCTGGTTGAGTTGCATGTAGTTACAAGTTTCAAACCTGTTCAAAAATGTTGCTGCTGTTAATGAAGTCCCAGGCTCGTACAGGTCTTACGCGCACACAATCCCCCGCCATTTGTGGAGTTCCTAATTGACCCCTTTCCCACGGCCATGAAAACCATCTTGgtctttgaaatttgaaaacaacTATAAACCAGTCTTCCCTCAAATGTTTGTTTTTCACatctaaagaaaagaaaagaaaaaatataaccgACGTTAATTGTCGGGGAAaataagaaattcaaaaggtggCATagaatgtaattattttttaaaagatgttattttgaaaaagaaagttGATGCATGCTCCACCTTATTCATTCATTTGTGTATGGTATCCACAATGTGttgtattaattttgattaGTAGGATAGGAATGTACCGTCAATTTGTAGTCTCCTACATTATTAACTCCCCAAGAAAGCATACAAAAGCCAtacacattaattaaaaaaataaatcttgaGTGAAAGTTACGGGGGCTAACAGCCAATTAACAAGAGAATTTTTATTGGTagacaagaaattaaaaaaaaagaagggtgATGGAGGAATTGAATGGACTGGAGGTGGTGTTTGTTAAGAGGTGCGCGGAGTGCGCAGTGCACACctccataaaagaaaaaagtacaaAACTGGGTTAGAAGTAAGAAGTGGTGACGTCATTGTGGTGTAGGGCAAAGGAGAGGGGAGAAATTTGGTAATCGGCGGAGAAAGCTACCCTGACTGGACCACTTGCTTTTCAATAGACAAACATTTAAAGCTGTCTTGTGTTCGCCATCTTCACTCCTCCACTCTCACCCTCGCGCGTTCCTCTCTTCTCTCGCTTTCCATTCACTAACTTCAGTATGAGAGTTTGACTCATTAGAACCTGTGCAACTTTTGTTCAATATTTCACTTCCAAAGACATACAGTGCTCAACATATACAACTCTAAAATTTGTTAGTAAAGATACGAACCATTAATTTACCAAGTTTGGtacttaacaaataaataattttaaaataataatataaccaTTATTATAACATAACAATTTGATTGGGTTAACTATTAGTGTTTAACTCATTTTAACGGTTTTAAGGATACTTAATGGCTGGGTTAGGTAgatttagaggaaaaaaaattgtgaatcaATTAAATGGGATAAggttgattcttttttattttattttttgtattttttctatgttatttaaatattttgcttATCCTTTCACCACTTCTCAAACTTTGACCATTTTTATTCTTAAGTTAAACAATGTCcgtttaagttattttattttaagaatgtGAAATGACTTATGGTTTGGCTGAATCATCCTAAccgaattttgtttttaattagatAATAGTCTTAGTTGAACCGGGTTACAATCAATAGTTTCGATTGGAAATTTTCATGCGGACGGGGTGATCTGATTAGATCAAATCAATCAATCTAACACGAGATTAACAATCACGTAgcttcaaatattttatctctATTACTTTCCCTAAATTAAGATAGATTACGCACAAATGATGTATGAATTATTTGTCTTGTTCGTGAAatagaaatgaaaaggaaaaacgcAGTAGTcttctaaaatatatatgagATGATGCAAAACATGTTTGAAGCTGGTTTCGATTGAAAATTACCTATGATCAACATTATCATTTTCAATCACAATATAGCAAATCGCCAATAATCATTGGCAAATAAAACCAGcatcaaaatattaaatgtacGTACGTAGCTAGCATGCAGTTCCTTCACCATACATTCGGATAATGTAGGTTTTCCTTAaactttttagtttatatatagtTCATTAAATGGCCCGCAGCTTAATTTGGTGCTCGAAGTATTATTAAGTAAAACACCTAATAAGAgtgttttaataaataaatagatagattGAATTAATGTCCTAGTTAAGTTTTTGAGTTGTATGATGAAATGCAAATGCGCGTGGAAGAGGCATATTTTGGATGatgaataaatataaagaaaagatgCGGTCCCATGCAAAATGGAGAGATGAGGATGGGTGGAGTACTTTAATACACCAATTAATAAGAATTAGATGGGCAAAGATTGGACCACCTCATCTCAATATCTCATCTCCCGCACAGTCCCTTATTATAGGAACATTATTTACACAAACCCAGGCGcatcttttctttctcatttcacTACTTCTCTCACCTTTTGTCTGCGCTGTGTAAGAACACAATAGTTTACAGATTAAACAACACAACAGAAAACTCTGCTagcctttattattattatattattattttttggaagaGAACAGAGGCTGGCCCACAAAACTCAGCCCAAACAGAGTTCTCTTTCTGAAACCGTTCTGAAAAAGCCAGTAAAGGACTCCTACTTAGGATGACTTCGATCTTGGGATTCGTTTCCCTACAAAGATCCTCTTAATCCCATCACCATATTTTTTCTCCCTTAAAAAATTCACAAGGCCAGGGTTGTGTGATTGTGaaacaataaacaaattcaTGGGCGAAGAGAGACCCTACAAATCTACTATTTTTCTATCATGGCAACATTATGGTGGGTTTGGGTTGGTTTTGGATGCGGGTGGTAAAAGCAGAATTTGTTAAAATATCAACATTTTCGTAAACTCATGTGGCGGCTTGTAGTATATGTACCAGGCAAAGGACGATCATTACTTTCTGTTGCTCCTGGTCCTTCATAAGTACTTCGTAGAGAAggtctgttttttattttttattttttttataattaatactcATATCTGACAACgcctatttatttatatattcaattatttgtattcaatttaaaacattttctaataacattatttattttactggtGGTAGGTCCTTAGGGATAAGAAAAAATTGAGGAAATTtccttgatatttttcttactgTACCAGAAGTCTGTTTTGGTTGTATTTATATCTTGCATTGACCCACTtctaagagagagaaagagagaaagagagagagagaggtagaCATATATCAAATATGATGATCATGGCATGAGGGTCATCATCACCCCTATCTGATCTTCTATTTCTGAGGAAGTATTTCTCATCCTTTGTTCCTAGGTTGGTTTCATGGTAGCTTTATGTTGGCTTATTGAGAGAACAAGTCTGAGATAAAAAGGAGCTTCAACTTACTCTCCAAATCACCACCGTCGCCGTCCAGAAGTAGCTTCCACCGGCCACCGACCACCGCAGGCGCCACAACCACCACCAACCCTACTTTGATGCGTTTCCCACATACCTAACACAAATTATTCCACTCTTCCATTACGGTAAGATCTTATGagttatttaattacttttcacAGAAACAAGCAAAGTAACTGTATATTCAACTTCCTTTCGGCTTTTGGGCTTATAAATAATTCGGTATGGACCTCCCTTAATGATTTTTCAACTCTGTTTCAGTAGCCTTTGGATTCTGTTGCGTGATGAAACAACTCAACAAGCCAACCATATCCCTTGCAGCAAATATTCCAGCAACATAAGAAACCTGAAGCAGTATAAGTAACCGGTGAGAAAGCAATTTGATCAATTGAGAAGAACTTTAGCAATTGTTGAAGagctttattatataattaatttgatggcTCGACAACCTTGTGATGACAAATCATCATCTGGATTCTGCTACTCTGATGTGTCATCGGGAAATCCAACGATGTTGGTGAATCAGATCCAAGGCTTTGTGTCAGACCCGGAGATGTACAACCTAACCACAGGCATGGAAATGATAGGGTTTCCAAAGAGTGACACCAACGCTGTCATGTGGAGAAGTTTCATCCCCAAACCGGGTCCTTCCTCTTCCAAAACCATCAACGATAATTCCACAACTTTCTACCACCACGACTACAACAACAAGCATGCAGATTTCACACCAGCTGGGAATATTTCTCAAACAAGTGCCGATAATCTAATCGTGGGAAGTCATGATTCAGCCTCGTGGCAagacaacatcaacaacaacaataacagcaGCAGGTTTGATGATTCTTCTCTAAGGTGTGTGTTTCCTTGTGAAACCAACGAAAGGCCTAGCCAAGGTCTTTCACTCTCTCTTAGTTCAACCAACCCTTCCTCTATCGGGTTGCAATCTTTTGAGCTAAGACAAACAGGCCAACATCTTGATTTTGTTTCGTCGAGTTCCAGAGATGGGTTCTTTGGAAAACCAGTTTCTCTTCAACAGCAACAGATGGTATCACAAGATGGGTATGTGAGTTCTAATTCTAAAGTTGCAAGCGTTTATCAACAAGGACATTTCCTGGTGAAGAACTCCAAGTTCTTGGTGCCTGCACAAGACCTTCTCAACGAGTTTTGTAGCCTTGACGCAAAGCAAAGCGACTTGGGAAAGCCAACAAAATCGTTGAATAAGAAGCAGTGGGAAGAGGAAAATAACGGTATCGGTTCCTCGAAGAAGCATTCTCTGACCTCTCTAGAGTTCGTGGAGTTGCAGAAGAGAAAGACAAAGCTGCTTTCGATGCTGGAAGAGGTATATTTGTTTCCAAAATCTTGTTTGGCTTCATTTATTAAGAGTGTTGTGTAATAATTCTACTTTTTGCAAGGAAATACACCCTTTTTATCCATCGTTCcccaaaataaggaaaaaggtgTGTAAGTAAGTTAAATCCGCGCCTTTACTCCAAGTGAATTTGCTATCCATCTATCTATTCATCCAGGTCCTTTAACTTTTGGGTGTTGAGTGTGGGTTATTTGATGGATGGGATTGGGGGGTCTTTGGATTTTGATTCCTGAACTAACTGAGCAGCCACTACGGGCCCTATCATAAATGCTCTCACCTCATGACAATTGAACCCTTTTCATTTACCTTCACAAACACAAAACCCCTtccccttttccttttcttgccAACATACATGCATGGTCAAATCATTTTCTCATTCCATGGGGGGCctagttataactttcaaaTTACAGTGTTAGTTATTGACTTTGGTTTGGCTTCAAGGTTGACAGAAGGTACAAGCACTACCGCAATCAGATGAAGAGCGTGGTGTCGTCGTTCGAAGCGGTGGCGGGGAATGGTGCTGCCACGGTGTACTCAGCTTTGGCGTTGAAAGCCATGTCGAGACATTTCAGGTGTTTGAAGGATGGGATTATGGCGCAGATTCAAGCAACAAGAAAAGCCATGGGAGAGAAAGACCCAGTTGCACCAGGCACAACAAGGGGCGAAACGCCAAGGCTCAAAGTTATTGACCAAACACTGAGGCAACAAAGGGCGTTTCAGCAAATGAGCATGATGGAAACCCATCCTTGGAGACCCCAACGTGGCCTTCCTGAGCGAGCTGTTTCAGTTCTTCGGGCTTGGCTCTTTGAGCATTTTCTCCATCCGTAACAAACTCTGTCCCTTACTAATATATCCTCttcttaattttgtaatttttagttTAGCTACTTACATATATTATTCATGTCCCAATATAAGTAACCTACAAAATACATTTTGCTGAAGAATCAATGTTTCtccctaaaataaaataagaaaacaaactgCAAGTTGATGGTGCCGTGAGTTTCTCATGCGTAGCGTATAGAATCTCAATCATTTCTGCTTGCAAAAACTATGGTACATTTTGGTAGTTTCTGCGCATCACTATTCAGATTCCTTCTGCTGGTATTTCgtcatattattttcaatcttaCGTTTCTAACGTGGCCATgtaaataattcttttatttggTCCTctctttattttacaaatacttttttatttaatttccgtgtgtaatatatatatatatatatatatatatatatatatatatatatatatctcccTCGTTTGACACCCTACCCTCAAAATTTTGCTTGATATCTAATTACTAGCTTAATTAATTACAGTGATGGTCAGACTATTATAACTAACTTTTGAGTCTATACCATAATTTGCAGGTACCCAAGCGATGTtgataaacatattttagcaCGCCAAACCGGTCTCTCGAGAGGACAGGCACGTTCATATCTTTctctaacatatatatatatatatatatatatatatatatatatatatatatatatatatatgcacacacacacatacatacctCATTTCCCATAttggttatattttaatttgcatataatAAAATAGGCATTAGGTATGAAGtcgttataattatattatacgatatatgatatgatattctTGTGAAAATTGAAAACTCCGTTGGTTGACCCTTATGTTTCAAAGCAGGTTTCGAATTGGTTTATTAATGCAAGGGTGAGACTATGGAAGCCAATGGTGGAGGAAATGTACTTGGAGGAAGTGAAGGACCCTGAAAACAACATAGCTTCCTCAGAAGGGGCTACTGATCAAGACAATGATATAAACCCAAATAATGTTGAATACCCTCCACCTCCTTCTTCATCACGATCAGAGGATCAGAAGCCATCTCTGGTTCGAATTGACTCCGAgtgtgcatcctccatcatcaacaaccacagtACCCCAGATAACAAAAACGACCCAAAGGGCCACGAACAGTGCTTTGGGTCAGTGGAGCTTGATTTTTCATCATACACACACCACTCCTCGGGTATAGTTTCTTACGGAAGTAATGATCAGAATGGGAACAACAACCAGAGTGGGGTGTCTTTGACGCTAGGGTTACAGCAACATGGGGTGAGCCTAGCGTTCCCGCCAGCAACACAGAGTTCACTGTACTATCCAAGGGACCAAATTGAAGATTGTCAACCAGTTCAGTACTCTCTTTTCGATGGTGAAGGACAAAACCTGCCTTACAGGAATTTGATGGGAGCACAGCTTCTACATGACTTGGCAGggtaggatatatatatattcttcatTTGAGGAATTGAGGATTAAAATGGTgagtataatcaagaagaaattaagattagtctttttttttttcttttagctaGCTACGTACAAAACTATTATATAGTACACAATTAATGCTTAATTCCATACATAAAGCTATATATACTCGGTTAATTTGATAAACGTACAGTTTAATTTCATCATGTGCATTCATGCTTATAATTTGGAATTGGGATTCGTAAGTCAAGATTTACACGTACAgaatttatttacttaatttaatcCTTTGTTTTTGTAGCTAAAAGCTAATTAATATAGTTTCCCTACATTTGAGTTGGAATGCTCCTAATTGGTTCGATCCTCTTTGAGGGACTATTTTGATAGGGGCTTCCGTTTGCCACTGAGCTAGTGGCAAATAAAATTCGTTTTGTGAGGGTTGGAGATATTTGTAGTTTGTTATTATGAAAAGCAAAGACTATATGTATATTgaaaaacgacaataacgtttggCTGTACAGTTTTGGTTGGATGCTAAGAAGaacaagaattacaaaaaatcaaaataaaaatatcaaagatAATTTGGTGGTTGTGGTCCCTAATTCACCGTTCTCATGAAGACAACATCTCGTGCCGATAAGAATTGGTTGCTTTATGATATGTCAACTTATGTTATTGGTTTGTCTGTGCCCCTTTCTTTTTGGCCAATATAAGAGATACCGCTCAATTAATGAATTTAGTATTAGAGGTGCTAAGTTATTCAGTCGATCCTATCACCTCCTATATGTTCTCTAAGGAATTGAACTAGTGTGTTAAAGGATTAAGAACAGAATCGAACTCACCAGAGACAGATACGCATGTACAAccgtacattttttttattgctatGGCAATAATGCAAGGGGGATTTCGGCAACAAGATCTCCTAAGTTATAAATTTGTTGTtgtcattgtaaaaaaaaattgtagcgAAAATGTTAATGGTATTCGTTTAAACCCTTATTACTATTTACTAtgcataataattatttagttaatttttaatttaatttgattgtattaagaatataaatatttttttaatgtatcatttatatatatcacGTATGTtaactattataataattatcttaaagtatatacaaattaaggatatttttaaatagttgaaatctataaaaaaattataattaaatgtatatgaaaattaaacttagtttttgttcttttaatttctttttgatGAAGGAATTTGTGTTTGCGGGTATGCGTTttgtattgttattttattatatcatccCAAGAACGATAATGTTTAACTTAGGGTAATGTCATATATATGAGGATTTAGCCAAAATAATTGaggagaagaaacaaaagaataaaaatatttaatatttgaagaagtaaaactatatattttacACTCTTATATATCCCTTAGTTTAAATGAcgtatcatattatttatatatttttttgcaaaCTACATGTAGCATATTATTTAATCTACATGCTAGCTGATCAATATATGAAACATATCATTATTAATACAAGATatcaaactttttaaataacaaattataatatataaaatttaaaattatatgtagCAGGAAATACTTATATTTgagatgtgtattttttttttttatataattttgttggTTTGGGATGAGTGCACTATTTCCAGTTACGTATTTTCTTATGATGAATCCATTCCAACAGTGACGAAGTAGAAGAAACAAACTAGAGAACAAGCAACACACGGTTTCTTTCTTCTGGTGTGTGTATATACACACGGAAACAAGTCACAACTCCAAGAAGTGAGAATAATAGGCATACAATATACGCTAGTGAAACAAACTAGCTACAGTACATGTGTACTGGGAGAGTGTTAGGcagaattattatatatattatgtaagtaaaatcaaattaaaaaatagaaattgatAAACAGTTCGAAGTTTTTGTTGTGCGAAAGTTATGAAAggattattgttgttattttattaggTAGTTAtacttattttctctctcttatgaatggatatgcacatgtttattGGTTAAAAATCTATTCGTATGTTTTTGTGCAtgacttttttgtaaaatatagcATTGCTCTTAAAATATAGGAATAAATTGATATAATATTAActgttaaacaaaaaattaattatagaaataaattacaaataaacGAAGAATATTTTCAATGTAAAAAAGAAAGTCATAACCTCTTTTTGTAGGGATAAAAGAAGAGAACGATAATACTTTCTCttagtaatatatattatatcgaTACTTCATacattaagaaaattagttaacaGAGGAGGGGTGGGGACAAAGGTTAAAGAGAATAACATGATAGCAGGTGGCCAGTGAGTGGATGAGTTCATGGCATGTAGTACAGTGTGAATGTAT of Glycine soja cultivar W05 chromosome 1, ASM419377v2, whole genome shotgun sequence contains these proteins:
- the LOC114425014 gene encoding homeobox protein BEL1 homolog produces the protein MARQPCDDKSSSGFCYSDVSSGNPTMLVNQIQGFVSDPEMYNLTTGMEMIGFPKSDTNAVMWRSFIPKPGPSSSKTINDNSTTFYHHDYNNKHADFTPAGNISQTSADNLIVGSHDSASWQDNINNNNNSSRFDDSSLRCVFPCETNERPSQGLSLSLSSTNPSSIGLQSFELRQTGQHLDFVSSSSRDGFFGKPVSLQQQQMVSQDGYVSSNSKVASVYQQGHFLVKNSKFLVPAQDLLNEFCSLDAKQSDLGKPTKSLNKKQWEEENNGIGSSKKHSLTSLEFVELQKRKTKLLSMLEEVDRRYKHYRNQMKSVVSSFEAVAGNGAATVYSALALKAMSRHFRCLKDGIMAQIQATRKAMGEKDPVAPGTTRGETPRLKVIDQTLRQQRAFQQMSMMETHPWRPQRGLPERAVSVLRAWLFEHFLHPYPSDVDKHILARQTGLSRGQVSNWFINARVRLWKPMVEEMYLEEVKDPENNIASSEGATDQDNDINPNNVEYPPPPSSSRSEDQKPSLVRIDSECASSIINNHSTPDNKNDPKGHEQCFGSVELDFSSYTHHSSGIVSYGSNDQNGNNNQSGVSLTLGLQQHGVSLAFPPATQSSLYYPRDQIEDCQPVQYSLFDGEGQNLPYRNLMGAQLLHDLAG